A segment of the Lycium ferocissimum isolate CSIRO_LF1 chromosome 5, AGI_CSIRO_Lferr_CH_V1, whole genome shotgun sequence genome:
cctaatAAATATCTATTCAAACTTAGCCGGATCGTTAACCTAGTAAACTTGGCCGAGTTTGATGGGTGATATTTTCACAAGCTAAAAAAACCTAGTATTGGAATTGTATATACTATATAGTAAGTATCTTATAAGCGTTCAAGAATTTCGCTTTTGCATCTTCTGTAATTTCTAcccaaattttttgaaaagtatatAACGCCACCAGAAGAATGTCAATAAGAGATTGGCAATTTAGTTTAAGCTAACTTAATACTACAAACAAAACTATTGCTCAAAATGGCAACAAACTTCATACATTTATTGTTAGCATTAATTATACCATTAACTCTAAGTTGCGCACGTCACATGATGTTGTTGGAGTCTTGTTTTTCTTCACTTTCACTACAAATAATGTTAGGCTTAACAATAGCAGAAAATTGTGGCATATTTCACATGGAATCACTTGAACCAGTACACAAGAATTACGACTCTGAACATTAATTTTTACAAAGAAATCACACTATGGACAATTAAATTCGATTTTTATTATAACATGATTTTACacaacatgaaaataaacaaacaaataGTTAGAGAGTACATGATTAATTGCAAATTGGAATTTGATAAACATCAAAGCAATAATACATTGTGTGGGGGCTTAATTATTTTCTGGTTAATTGCATCTGGAAGCCATTGACCAAACGAGCAGATGGAAAGAAAGACATGCGATCTTCCTTGAGTTGCTTCCACCTGCAATTCAATAATCATTCAATTTGCTAGGAAGAAAATTAGACCTTATTTTCCTTCATCTTTTTATGACGATGGTGTTCGGGCAATTTGCTTACACATCGACTATTATATCGGATATCAATCTACTATCTCCGACTAAGATGTGTATTGGGTTACTCTGTCCACCAAAGTTtagacaaatgaaaaaaaaaatcacctagtACTGTTGTTAGTCTCTAGCTAGAATTTGAACCTGAGATCTCATGGTTCTCATCCCATTTCATTAATTGATGATCACTAGGTTACATCCTTGGGTGCATatcattttcattcatttagATCAAGGTGGCCTggtattgttttatttttctcaagTTAATCATATTATCAGATGTATAATCAAAAATAGAACTTAACAATTGGccacaaaagaaagaaatgaaaagtatTATATTGAAGAGGTTTTCTTGCAAACATGATCGTTAATTACTTTTACAATTTTAACTTCTAATTTATCGTTGTCTAAGAGTTATCCATTTGaaaagttaaataaaataaaaataaaacaaaaaaaaaaacactatggGAGGTGGGAAAGAAAGATTAACGATCCTGTATAAATTCCACGTTAAAATTAAAGTTGAATtagattaaaatataaataaacagttcatttCTCGAAAGAGAAACTATTTTAGAAGCGGCATCTGTAATTATCTATTCATTCTATGCTAGTTATTAAACTACTATATCAATTAAGTAAATAGTATAAAGACCAAATAAAGTTTTGAGACCttaaatatgaaaaggaaaaCATTGTTTCCCTTCAAACCTTTTTCCAATAGGAACAATCGCATCATATGAGTACAAAATTAGCTTTTTTTTATACCCCATATTTTGATATCGTATGATCCGATCATGCTCTTTGATTGTATTACACTCCTATGTACAAATATGTAAAGTAATGTCCAAATTTTGTGATCATATCGACTGAAAGTAATAAGAGAAATCAAGCACGTACCTAAAAGTAGTGAcaaaataatgaagaaataGTGCAATTTGAAGACGAGCCAATTCAGCACCAGGACAAAAGCGCCCCCCTCCTCCGAATGGGGTAAAAAATGGGCCACCtctccaatttcttttttcctttttttgcaATTATGATTTCACGtaaggaaaataatttcatcagTACATAGCTAATGTTacaaaaataaccaaaaaatgGTTGAAAATGTAGGTTATATAAATGGCTAACCTGGTTATCAGGATTGTTCCATCTCCAAGGGTTGAACATTCTAGGATCATCATAGATGCTCTCATTTAGATGAACTGATGAGAGAAATGGAACCACAAAGCACCCTTTTGGGATAACATAATCTACACCCATAAAAGAACACAAAGTAAATATTGTGTAAAATTGGGAGTAAATGTTTTTCATACAAAATAATGTTAttcttctaaaaaaaattaatgaataatattttgaaatgcGATTTGAATGTTAGGTGACAAATATGGTAACTAGAATAAAGTGAGGGAATTCCACTCGGTTAAATTATGTGAACCACCTTtatataaaagttttaagtTATTAGAAAAAAGTACATATATGAGAGACTATCTTTAGAGGATGTTAACATCTGACTGCTcggttaaaaatatttataatggCTAGTcaatatacaaaagcataatTTATTAGAGATAGAtacattttcatttatttgatgCAATATTTCCACTCACACTAGTAATAATTTTGAATAATAAATGTGAAATTCTCTATGGATTGAGATAAAACTAGACATACCTCCATATACAACATCATTCGTGGCTTCTCTCATCAACCATATTGCAATACCTCCAAGCCTAAGAGTTTCATCTATCACCTGTCAATATATACAAGTTTTTTCATAAGATCAAAAAGGTGCTAATcatgaaagaggaaaaaaataaaagataaaatgatatccaaaaagGAAGAGGTAGTACTTACACATTGAGTAAAAGGCATGGCTTTGTAATCTTGCCAAGTGAGCATCTCCTCACTATCAAAGATGCTACCGTTCTGATTTCTAAAGCTCTCTTGCTCATTCTATCCTTAGGGAcacaagacaaaaattaaattttccagTAGCTTGGTATAACTTGCACaatatttgttgcaatttttttataaagtttTTGATTTTAAGTTTTGTGCACGGAcaatatataattttcttaCATCATCAAGTTAAGTTGACCAATAATACCATGTAATATTTCGTACAAATCTAATAAGGTAacctaaaaaaaatataataataacttGGTATCACCACTTAACTTCTGCTAATTAGCCCCAAAGGCAGGATTTTTATTAAAGgtttgaaaatataaaaatttaaatacataaaaaagtTAAGAGGAatcaatatatacataaagaaaaaaaagttgtcTATCTACACAACGTATTTTTCTACTGAAAGAGTATAAATTAATAGTGATTCCGCCACTGCTGCTAACGATATAATTCTCTATGTTATCGGTGCATATAATCTTTTTAGAGTGACATTATATTCATAAAATATTCAACACAATGATTGCCATTCTTTTGTAAAAGGGAATTAATGCAGATTATGTACCAGTAATTGCTTCATGGCCTTGGGACATTGAGTCAGGAAATAAACAGCAAATGCCATGGTTTTAGCAGTAGTCTCATTCCCAGCAAACAAGAGGTTTATAATGAAATCAGCAACAGCTTCATCTGGTAAGCTGTCTTCCTCCAGCAGTCTATAAATCACACCATTCCCATTTCCACTGGATGTTTGCTTTCTATGTTTCTCAATTAACTTGTTTATCTTGATTATAATATTCTCCCTTGCCTATTCAATTAATAAGATATGAGACACACTTCATCATTAATTCTATAATGGCTTTTCAACTATCTATTATCTTAAAGGGTGCAATTCCCACAAATAATGCAAGATTAACAACCTAGAAAACAATTGAGCAAATTTGTAtcctaagggtgtgtttggtaggaTGGACGtcattttctggaaaatgtttttgaaaGTATGACTTCTTtccggaaaatattttcctggaAAATGTTTTGCCAGTGTTTAGCTGAAGAATGAAGCTCcgaaaaaatatttatcaaaatttgataTAATGTGTGGTAGCAAATCCGATAGTGTTTTGACGAATTTTATtagaattatatataaatagtcGTGCAGGAAAATGACATCGCTGAAAAGTgagaaaattcattttttccaCTTTTTATGACAAATATTTTGTGGAACCCAACGCAGGAAAATTGTGTTTTGGAAAAAgtatttcagaaaatattttccctcATACCAAACATACTCTAAAACTTGAATTATGTTACCTTCATAGCAGTATGGTAAGCAAAACCAGGCATATTGATTGGAACAGAGAGGCATCCATCCACAAAATCGGAGAATAACTGAGCCATCTCATTCACCTCTGATTCACTTGACACTCCCAGCAGTTGATTAACCATCAAATTAATGGCTAGCTGAAAATTATTTCAATGTTTTGTTTCCACTTTTCATCAAACAAGAAGCTAAACATAATGAACTTATatgcaggggcggagctagagtTTTGGCTACGAGTTCAACATAGTTCAGTAGCTTTGGCTAAAATTCTATTAAGAATTTCACTTAATATGTAcaaataaatttttcaaaatcgaGTAAGCTATTTTTTCCAGAattcataaacttaaaattctGGATCCTCCTCGCTTTTATGAAAGGGTTGTAATTAACATACCTTTCTGCAAACATCTTGGAGAAGAATAACCTCATTATCTTGAAAATTGTTCAAGGTTTCTTGAATAACCCTTTGTATATCCTTCAAGAAATGGAACTTAAGCTTGTCCAATCTCATCATATTGGAAGCAATAGAGTGCAGTTTCCTCTGTTGTTCTCCTTGTGCTGTGATCACTCCATTCTTCCCCACTAAATCTCTAAAAGATTTTGGATAACTTGATTGAAATAATTTCCCTTCATTTTGCATTACAAATTTGTTAAAAACAGGGTCCACTGATACCACAGCCCATTTACCATGTAAGCTACATGAGAATATCTCCCCATACCTGTTCAGAAATTTAtgttagaaaaagaaaacataggATTTGG
Coding sequences within it:
- the LOC132056117 gene encoding abietadienol/abietadienal oxidase, translated to MSTSIQLFSLSLADGFFSQSLIIPSVPSVMEICSEFWVLIISTLFFLVFIIQYKKAKSQIGNVKKFPPGRRGWPIIGDSFNWYNAVASSHPPCFVEQQVQKYGEIFSCSLHGKWAVVSVDPVFNKFVMQNEGKLFQSSYPKSFRDLVGKNGVITAQGEQQRKLHSIASNMMRLDKLKFHFLKDIQRVIQETLNNFQDNEVILLQDVCRKLAINLMVNQLLGVSSESEVNEMAQLFSDFVDGCLSVPINMPGFAYHTAMKARENIIIKINKLIEKHRKQTSSGNGNGVIYRLLEEDSLPDEAVADFIINLLFAGNETTAKTMAFAVYFLTQCPKAMKQLLNEQESFRNQNGSIFDSEEMLTWQDYKAMPFTQCVIDETLRLGGIAIWLMREATNDVVYGDYVIPKGCFVVPFLSSVHLNESIYDDPRMFNPWRWNNPDNQEKRNWRGGPFFTPFGGGGRFCPGAELARLQIALFLHYFVTTFRWKQLKEDRMSFFPSARLVNGFQMQLTRK